One Anabas testudineus chromosome 15, fAnaTes1.2, whole genome shotgun sequence genomic window carries:
- the atp6v1ba gene encoding ATPase, H+ transporting, lysosomal, V1 subunit B, member a translates to MATLVANRAMDVNGLAAAARTHTQAVTRNYISQPRLTYSTVSGVNGPLVILDNVKFPRYAEIVHLTLPDGTKRSGQVLEVIGSKAVVQVFEGTSGIDAKKTACEFTGDILRTPVSEDMLGRVFNGSGKPIDRGPSVLAEDYLDIMGQPINPQCRIYPEEMIQTGISAIDGMNSIARGQKIPIFSAAGLPHNEIAAQICRQAGLVQKSKDVMDYSSDNFAIVFAAMGVNMETARFFKSDFEENGSMDNVCLFLNLANDPTIERIITPRLALTTAEYLAYQCEKHVLVILTDMSSYAEALREVSAAREEVPGRRGFPGYMYTDLATIYERAGRVEGRNGSITQIPILTMPNDDITHPIPDLTGYITEGQVYVDRQLHNRQIYPPINVLPSLSRLMKSAIGEGMTRKDHADVSNQLYACYAIGKDVQAMKAVVGEEALTSDDLLYLEFLQKFEKNFIAQGPYDNRTVYETLDIGWQLLRIFPKEMLKRIPQSTLAEFYPRESTARH, encoded by the exons CTTACTCTACTGTATCAGGTGTAAATGGACCCCTGGTGATCTTGGATAATGTGAAG TTCCCCAGATATGCAGAGATTGTACACCTGACCCTCCCAGATGGCACCAAGAGGAGTGGCCAGGTCCTGGAAGTAATCGGCAGCAAGGCAGTCGTCCAG GTGTTTGAGGGGACATCAGGCATTGATGCCAAGAAGACAGCCTGCGAGTTTACTGGTGATATCCTGCGTACCCCAGTGTCAGAAGACATGCTGG GGCGTGTGTTCAATGGTTCAGGGAAACCCATCGACCGTGGGCCCAGTGTTCTGGCTGAGGACTACTTGGACATTATGG gtcaGCCAATCAATCCTCAGTGCCGTATCTACCCTGAGGAGATGATTCAGACTGGCATCTCAGCCATCGATGGGATGAACAGTATTGCCAGAGGACAGAAGATCCCAATTTTTTCTGCTGCTGGGCTGCCCCACAACGAG ATTGCCGCCCAGATCTGTCGCCAGGCTGGCCTGGTGCAGAAGTCCAAGGATGTGATGGACTACAGTTCTGACAACTTTGCCATTGTCTTTGCAGCCATGGGG GTCAACATGGAGACTGCTCGCTTCTTCAAGTCTGATTTTGAGGAGAACGGCTCCATGGACAACGTTTGTCTTTTCCTGAACTTGGCCAATGACCCCAC CATTGAGCGTATCATCACCCCTCGCCTGGCGCTGACCACAGCAGAGTACCTGGCCTACCAGTGTGAGAAGCACGTCTTGGTCATCCTAACTGACATGAGTTCCTACGCTGAAGCTCTGAGAGAG GTCTCTGCGGCCCGAGAGGAAGTGCCCGGCCGCCGAGGCTTTCCTGGCTACATGTACACTGATCTGGCCACCATCTACGAACGTGCTGGCCGTGTGGAGGGCAGAAATGGCTCCATCACCCAGATTCCTATTCTTACTATGCCCAATGATG ACATCACTCATCCCATTCCTGATCTGACTGGATACATCACAGAAGGTCAGGTTTACGTTGACAGACAGCTGCACAACAGACAG ATCTACCCACCCATCAATGTGTTGCCTTCACTGTCCCGTCTGATGAAGTCGGCTATTGGTGAGGGGATGACCAGGAAAGACCATGCTGATGTCTCCAACCAGCTG TATGCCTGTTATGCCATTGGTAAGGATGTCCAGGCCATGAAGGCTGTGGTAGGAGAAGAGGCTCTCACCTCTGATGATCTGCTCTACCTGGAGTTCCTACAGAAGTTTGAGAAGAACTTCATTGCTCAGG GCCCATACGACAACAGAACGGTGTACGAAACCTTGGACATCGGCTGGCAGCTGCTGCGAATCTTTCCAAAGGAGATGCTCAAAAGGATTCCTCAAAGCACCCTGGCTGAGTTTTATCCCAGGGAGTCCACAGCCCGTCACTGA